The genomic stretch GAGTAGATGGCCGGTACTTTTTCTACCGCCTTGGTATATACATTGATCTGGTACCGGGCGTAATAATCATCCAGGGCGGTTTGTAATACATACGGACCGGGCTTTTCTTCTGTTAGAGCGGTCTTTTTTGCGGCGGCAAGGAGAATCTCGTGTACCTGGGGCCAGGGCACCGCATAGCCCATGGTAACTTCCGCATGAAGGATCAGCCCTTCCTCGTTTTCTGTGGAGGAGGTATGGTAGTTTACGATTTTAGAGGACAGGACCATCAAATTAGGAAAAGTAACGTACTCATTCTTATGGGTGATAATCCTGGTAACCATGGCCGACTTCTCCACCACAAAGCCCACCGTATCGTTGAGCTGTATCCGGTCTCCGATTTTAAATGGCCGCATATAGGTAATCACCATCCCGGCTACCATGTTTCCAATGGCGGAGCTGGACCCCAGGGAAACGATGATACCCACAAATACGGAAACTCCCTGGAAGGCATTAGACTCGGCCCCGGGAAGATAGGGATAAATAATGGCCACCATGAAGGCGTATAAAAGGATCCGTAAAATATTAAAGGTAGGCCTGGCCCAGTCGGCGTAGAAACCCGGTATCACCAGCCTTTCTTTTTCAATACGAAGGGCGAAAAATTTGAGAGTCTGAATTACATATCTGGTTATGATGACGATAATTGCGATGGTAAAAACATTGGGAATATAACCGAGTATCCCAAGGCCGATGTCTTTAAGGGGGTTCAGAACATACCCGAATAATTTATCCGCTAGATTTTTGGTCAGGGTAAACAGACTGAATACAATAGGAATGGTAAGGTACAGCTGAAAGGCGGTAACAATATATTTAGCTATTTTTAATAGGGTAAAAAGTATGTTCAGTATCTGCTTGGTATCCATGATATGGAACTTTTTTACGGTCAGGGATTTAAAGTGTTTGCTCCCATAAATCGTAAGCTTTCCCTGAAACCACTTAAAAAAATACCAGATGAGCCGTATAAACAGGGCCTGGGCAATTATGATTGCCGCCGCAATTCCTAGGCGCATTAGGATATTCAGCTTAAAACCGTTATCCACTTCGATGGCATTTTTTATATTCTCACCCAGTGTTTCTGCATTCCCGAGGATCCCCTTGTGGGATGCCGCATCCGGAACGGCAGTTCCTGCCGATGCCTCAGGTATCGTTTGATCCAGAATTATCCCCACGGCCGCCGCATCTTTGAGAGCGGCCTCGCCGTCCGCGACTGCTTCCGGGGGGGAATCTGCAGCCTCGGCAGAAGATTCCTCAGCCGCTGCGTTGAAGGGAAGCAGTAAAACTATCAGTGTTATACATAAACCAAATATATAGTTTCGAATCTTCATAGCAGCCCCCTTTAGAAAATTAACAGCAACTGGCTATGGCGCCTTCAAGAGCATCAAGTTGGGGTGAAATAGTTGCCATGGGATCAGTTTTTTTCCAGAGATTGGAAAATTTTTCCGGTATATCAAGTTGTTGGCCCGTGGCCTGCAAAACCAAATCGGCATGTTTTGCCGGATGCCCCGTGGCCAGGACCACCACATGGCCGTTAAACCCAGCGGTTTGGGATAAACGCCGGGCGGCGGCAAAGGCTACCGCACCGTGGGGATCCAGCAGGATATGATAGTCCTTCCAGGCCTTTTCCATAGCGGCTAAGGTTGTCCGGTCATCAATGGCATCGGGAAATACCATATTCCGCATTACCGCCGGAGCTTCCTTATAAAAAGATGCCAGCCTTTCATAGTTTGAGGGGACGCTTACATCCAGGGCCGGTGAATTGGTCTGAATCAGTTTCCCCGGCTTAAAGTCCTTACCCTTGATATAGTCCCCAAAAGCATTATTAGCATTCATGGCGGCGATGAAGCCGTTCACGGGCATTCCCATTTTCCAGGCATAGAGCCCGGCGATCAAATTGCCAAAATTCCCCGTGGGTACACTGAATATCAGCTCTCCCTTAAGGATTTTTTTCAGTTTGATAAAGGCATAAAAATAGTAGAAAACCTGAGGAAGAAGACGACCCGGATTAATCGCATTTGCGCAGGTAATCCCATACCGTTCCGCAAAAGGCCGGTCGTTTATAGCCTCAAGAATAAGACGCTGGCAGTCGTCAAAGGTACCCTTAATCTGAATGGGAATGACATTACCGCCATTGGTGATATAGGACTTGGGGTCCAAACCCCGGACCGGACCGGAAGGATAGAGTATAACCGAAATCATACCCTTACGTTGGGAAAAGGCATGGGCTATGCTGACCCCCGTATCCTGTCTGGCCGCAGAGAGTATCATGGCCCGCTGGTCGTTTTTAAGGAGCTCCTCCATAACCGCCGCTAAAAAAGCAATGCCATAATCTTTAAAGACGCCGGTAGGTCCGTTACAAAGGGTTAAAACGGAAAAATTATCGTCCAGTTGCTTTAGCTCCGGTTCAAAATCAAAGGCGCTTTCCGCTACCCGGGCCGCAGACAAGGGGTTTAGCTCCCCCTGCAGCAGGGCTGGCGCCACCGTGGCGACCAATTCCGGATAGCTGGTCTCGGTATCCATATAGAGAACATACTGCCGCATATCTAATACTGAAGCGGGAACATACAGCCCGCCGTCCATGGGGAGACATTGAAGAATTGCATCTTTAAAAGAAACCAGGGGATCATTTGACCGGGTAGACCTAAACTGCATGGACATCCTCTATATTCATAGTTTACTCTCCATAATACACATGGGCAAGGGGACAAAAAGCAGCATTGATTTACCGGGTAACCGGGGTTAGAATAGTAATTATTTCTACGGAAAGGGCGTATTATGAAATTTGTGCAATTTGGCGGAGGCAATATCGGCCGTTCTTTTATCGGAGCCTTGTTTTCCCGTGCTGCCTGGGAAGTGGTCTTTGTCGATGTGGATCCCGTCCTGGTTTCCCGACTCAATCAGGAACGATATTATACGGTGGTAATCAAGCGGGATGGAAAGGCCGATGAAAGCCGAAGCATTGGGCCGGTGCGGGCGGTTGACGGCCGGGATATTGAGCTTGTCAGCACGGAGATCGCTGATGCGGATATAGCCGCCACCAGCGTAGGCAAGAACGCCCTTCCCAAGGTGCTGCCGGTTCTGGCCCGGGGCCTTGAAAAGCGCTTTAAAAAGGATCCGGAACGGCCTCTGGATATTATTATCGCTGA from Treponema primitia ZAS-1 encodes the following:
- the thrC gene encoding threonine synthase, which gives rise to MQFRSTRSNDPLVSFKDAILQCLPMDGGLYVPASVLDMRQYVLYMDTETSYPELVATVAPALLQGELNPLSAARVAESAFDFEPELKQLDDNFSVLTLCNGPTGVFKDYGIAFLAAVMEELLKNDQRAMILSAARQDTGVSIAHAFSQRKGMISVILYPSGPVRGLDPKSYITNGGNVIPIQIKGTFDDCQRLILEAINDRPFAERYGITCANAINPGRLLPQVFYYFYAFIKLKKILKGELIFSVPTGNFGNLIAGLYAWKMGMPVNGFIAAMNANNAFGDYIKGKDFKPGKLIQTNSPALDVSVPSNYERLASFYKEAPAVMRNMVFPDAIDDRTTLAAMEKAWKDYHILLDPHGAVAFAAARRLSQTAGFNGHVVVLATGHPAKHADLVLQATGQQLDIPEKFSNLWKKTDPMATISPQLDALEGAIASCC
- a CDS encoding mechanosensitive ion channel family protein, whose amino-acid sequence is MKIRNYIFGLCITLIVLLLPFNAAAEESSAEAADSPPEAVADGEAALKDAAAVGIILDQTIPEASAGTAVPDAASHKGILGNAETLGENIKNAIEVDNGFKLNILMRLGIAAAIIIAQALFIRLIWYFFKWFQGKLTIYGSKHFKSLTVKKFHIMDTKQILNILFTLLKIAKYIVTAFQLYLTIPIVFSLFTLTKNLADKLFGYVLNPLKDIGLGILGYIPNVFTIAIIVIITRYVIQTLKFFALRIEKERLVIPGFYADWARPTFNILRILLYAFMVAIIYPYLPGAESNAFQGVSVFVGIIVSLGSSSAIGNMVAGMVITYMRPFKIGDRIQLNDTVGFVVEKSAMVTRIITHKNEYVTFPNLMVLSSKIVNYHTSSTENEEGLILHAEVTMGYAVPWPQVHEILLAAAKKTALTEEKPGPYVLQTALDDYYARYQINVYTKAVEKVPAIYSELYQNLQDGFTEAGISLTAPAYQIRLPPESSADPQTPSRKRVFDSPPEAGK